One Hugenholtzia roseola DSM 9546 genomic window carries:
- a CDS encoding acetyl-CoA carboxylase carboxyltransferase subunit alpha, with protein sequence MLPKFMLDFEKPIAELESKLAEMKRLAAENQIDVSSAAQALEERIDNLKRETFQNLTRWQRVQLSRHPERPYTLDYIAGMAQDFIELHGDRGVRDDKALVGGLARIEGKSFLLLGHQKGRNTKERQFRNFGMPNPEGYRKALRLMQMADKFGVPIVCFIDTPGAFPGIEAEERGQGEAIARNLKEMFRLSVPIICIIIGEGASGGALGIAIGDKVMMLENTWYSVISPESCSSILWRSWDYKEQAADALKLTAQDMLAAGLIDGIIEEPLGGAHRNSQAIIQKVKDFILTETEALQKLEPILLKHRRIEKFSKMGVYERVANPS encoded by the coding sequence ATGCTACCCAAATTCATGCTCGATTTTGAAAAACCCATCGCCGAATTAGAAAGCAAGTTGGCAGAAATGAAACGCTTGGCTGCTGAAAATCAGATTGATGTAAGCTCGGCGGCACAAGCCTTAGAGGAGCGCATCGATAACCTCAAAAGAGAGACCTTTCAAAACCTAACGCGTTGGCAGCGTGTCCAGCTTTCACGCCACCCCGAACGCCCTTACACGCTTGACTACATTGCAGGCATGGCGCAAGATTTTATCGAGCTACATGGCGATAGAGGAGTCAGAGATGACAAAGCCTTAGTCGGTGGTTTGGCACGCATCGAGGGCAAATCGTTCTTACTTTTAGGGCATCAAAAGGGCAGGAATACCAAAGAACGCCAATTCCGCAACTTTGGCATGCCCAATCCCGAAGGCTATCGCAAGGCACTGCGCCTGATGCAGATGGCAGATAAGTTTGGCGTGCCTATTGTCTGTTTTATCGACACTCCCGGTGCCTTTCCCGGAATAGAAGCCGAAGAGCGCGGACAGGGTGAAGCCATTGCACGCAACCTCAAAGAGATGTTTCGCCTCTCTGTGCCTATTATTTGCATTATCATTGGCGAGGGGGCAAGTGGTGGCGCGTTGGGCATTGCTATCGGCGATAAGGTGATGATGTTGGAAAATACTTGGTACTCGGTTATTTCGCCCGAATCCTGCTCCTCTATCCTTTGGCGCAGTTGGGACTACAAAGAGCAAGCCGCCGACGCACTCAAACTGACGGCACAAGACATGCTCGCCGCAGGGCTTATTGATGGTATCATCGAAGAGCCACTTGGGGGCGCACACCGTAATTCGCAGGCAATTATCCAAAAAGTAAAGGATTTTATCCTAACCGAAACCGAAGCCCTACAAAAGCTCGAACCCATACTTTTGAAGCACCGACGCATCGAAAAGTTTAGTAAGATGGGCGTGTATGAACGTGTGGCAAATCCCTCCTAA
- a CDS encoding DinB family protein codes for MNLTLALSVLKTTRQNFMALMEKHTIEELNQIPAGFSNNLIWNFGHLVVTQQLLCYSLTGNKPHLDPIWIEKFRKGTKPEVPITAEEVTFLKEKALSLIALFEQDYQNGIFENFQTYTTSFGFVLGSIEGAITFNNTHEGLHYGYALALRKSLV; via the coding sequence ATGAATCTCACACTTGCTCTTTCTGTTTTAAAAACGACGCGCCAAAATTTCATGGCTTTAATGGAAAAGCACACAATTGAGGAATTAAACCAAATTCCTGCTGGTTTTTCTAATAACCTTATCTGGAACTTTGGGCATCTTGTCGTTACACAACAGCTACTTTGCTACTCCCTAACGGGCAACAAACCCCATTTAGACCCCATTTGGATAGAAAAATTCCGAAAAGGGACAAAACCTGAAGTTCCCATTACAGCAGAAGAAGTGACATTTTTAAAGGAAAAAGCCCTTTCGCTCATCGCGCTTTTTGAGCAAGACTACCAAAATGGCATCTTTGAGAATTTTCAAACCTACACAACCAGTTTCGGTTTTGTGTTGGGCAGCATCGAGGGGGCTATCACTTTCAATAATACACACGAGGGACTACATTACGGCTACGCGCTTGCTTTGCGCAAATCGTTGGTTTGA
- the cutA gene encoding divalent-cation tolerance protein CutA: MKFSFILFYVPFPDLLSAEKAISALLNLRLIACANVYQAQSFYHWQGAIANEGEQVAYLKTLPEKAAEVATVLEKLHPYQVPCIAQTEMICNESYFKWLSKQVRSEI; this comes from the coding sequence ATGAAATTCTCTTTCATTCTTTTTTATGTCCCTTTTCCCGACTTGCTTTCGGCAGAAAAAGCCATCAGTGCGCTACTAAACTTGCGCCTCATTGCTTGCGCCAACGTCTATCAGGCGCAAAGTTTTTACCATTGGCAGGGCGCAATAGCCAACGAGGGCGAGCAGGTAGCCTATTTAAAGACCCTCCCCGAAAAAGCAGCAGAGGTAGCCACTGTTTTAGAGAAATTGCACCCCTATCAAGTTCCTTGCATTGCACAAACGGAAATGATTTGCAACGAAAGTTATTTTAAATGGCTTTCTAAGCAGGTGAGAAGTGAGATTTAG
- a CDS encoding DUF1684 domain-containing protein, with product MKTKNPYLMACYALPLWLLLMAASCVPKTELELNKHRQEQDSFMKGSGSPLKSEDKKNFQGLAYFAPDSSYRVEANLTLAPADEQVIELPTSTGKKRKLLTYAYADFTLKGQKCRLTLYKGVEEKTKEDYLFLPFTDPTNGKTTYEVGRYLEPVLKGTKVVIDFNFAYNPYCAYNDTYDCPIPPQENHLPIEILAGEKKFK from the coding sequence ATGAAAACAAAAAATCCTTACTTGATGGCTTGTTACGCGCTTCCGCTTTGGCTCTTGCTCATGGCGGCTTCTTGCGTACCCAAAACAGAGTTAGAACTCAATAAACACAGGCAGGAACAAGATAGCTTTATGAAGGGCAGCGGTTCGCCTTTGAAAAGCGAAGACAAGAAAAACTTTCAAGGACTTGCCTACTTTGCACCTGATAGCAGTTATCGTGTAGAGGCGAATCTGACCTTAGCCCCTGCCGACGAGCAAGTAATAGAACTGCCTACCAGCACAGGCAAAAAGCGCAAACTTCTCACCTACGCCTACGCCGATTTTACGCTCAAAGGGCAAAAATGTAGGCTTACTTTATACAAAGGCGTAGAGGAAAAAACCAAAGAAGATTATCTTTTTTTACCTTTTACCGACCCCACCAACGGCAAGACCACCTATGAAGTAGGGCGTTATTTAGAACCTGTTTTGAAAGGCACAAAAGTAGTGATTGATTTTAATTTTGCATACAATCCATATTGTGCCTACAACGACACCTACGACTGCCCCATTCCGCCCCAAGAAAATCATCTGCCGATAGAAATTTTGGCAGGCGAAAAGAAGTTTAAATAA
- a CDS encoding ion transporter, whose translation MQEQARRLTNSQTFEAFIIFVILVNCTLIGVETYFTNTLIGWIQQIAVIIFTLEIVLRWFARSSVKSFFQDGWNIFDLFIVIISLIPESLFADAALVTGIRVLRVFRVLRLFRTAPEIKLIVAVLVRSFSALTYNAAFFLIFMYLYAIVGVTLFRLPTPETATAEQKAQLAQYYQLAPNAPTIAPDPYGALDETFFTLFRALTGEDWTDLRYNLIKANEIGLIHSSPTVITFYHVTWFILAAFLLLNLLVGAILNNYQIIMDEQKTQRLKDEAEAQKNKKTFVSPQEGNNIEPFSVN comes from the coding sequence ATGCAGGAACAAGCACGCCGTCTGACTAATTCACAGACCTTTGAAGCCTTTATCATTTTTGTTATTTTAGTAAATTGTACGCTTATTGGTGTAGAAACTTACTTCACCAACACGCTCATTGGCTGGATTCAACAAATAGCCGTAATAATTTTCACCTTAGAAATTGTGCTACGCTGGTTTGCCCGAAGCAGTGTCAAGTCTTTTTTTCAAGATGGTTGGAATATCTTTGATTTGTTTATTGTTATTATTAGTCTGATTCCTGAAAGTTTGTTTGCAGATGCCGCCCTTGTAACGGGGATTCGCGTGTTGCGCGTTTTTCGTGTGTTGCGCCTTTTCCGTACTGCCCCCGAAATAAAGCTAATTGTAGCGGTTTTGGTGCGCTCTTTTAGTGCCTTGACCTACAATGCGGCGTTTTTCCTAATTTTTATGTACCTCTATGCGATTGTAGGCGTAACGCTCTTTCGCCTCCCTACCCCCGAAACTGCCACCGCCGAGCAAAAAGCCCAATTAGCGCAATATTACCAACTTGCACCTAACGCGCCTACGATTGCACCCGACCCCTACGGAGCATTAGACGAAACGTTTTTTACGCTCTTTCGCGCCCTTACAGGCGAAGACTGGACAGACCTTCGCTACAACCTCATCAAGGCAAACGAAATAGGGCTTATCCACAGCAGCCCGACGGTCATTACCTTTTATCACGTTACCTGGTTTATTTTGGCAGCCTTTCTCTTGCTCAATCTTTTGGTAGGGGCTATCCTAAACAACTACCAAATCATCATGGACGAGCAAAAGACGCAACGCCTCAAAGATGAAGCCGAAGCACAGAAAAACAAAAAGACCTTCGTTTCGCCCCAAGAAGGCAATAACATCGAGCCTTTTTCGGTGAATTAG
- a CDS encoding tRNA-(ms[2]io[6]A)-hydroxylase, translated as MLHLKLPTDPRWVDVATISIADILTDHAYCEQKAASSCISLIVEYAHLEDLVDTLTPVVSEEWSHFEMVLEQLRKRNLPLGKQRRDEYVVALQKQVRKGDVKHKLTDQLLVCALIEARSCERFKLLSQGVEDQELKKFYYDLMVSEARHYTNFISLARKYQAREIVDARWQEFLKMEAEIISQLTYRPNRIH; from the coding sequence ATGTTACATCTCAAACTTCCTACTGACCCTCGTTGGGTCGATGTCGCCACGATTAGCATTGCCGACATTCTGACTGACCATGCCTATTGTGAGCAGAAGGCGGCTTCTTCCTGCATTTCTTTGATTGTAGAATATGCCCATTTGGAAGACCTTGTCGATACCCTTACGCCTGTGGTTTCAGAAGAATGGTCGCATTTTGAAATGGTCTTGGAGCAACTTCGCAAGCGCAATCTGCCTTTGGGCAAACAGCGCAGAGATGAGTATGTAGTGGCTTTGCAAAAGCAGGTGCGAAAAGGCGATGTCAAGCACAAACTTACCGACCAACTGTTGGTTTGCGCCCTGATAGAGGCGCGTAGTTGTGAGCGGTTCAAATTGCTTTCCCAAGGGGTAGAAGACCAAGAATTGAAAAAGTTTTATTACGATTTGATGGTTTCGGAAGCGCGTCATTATACCAATTTTATCTCTTTGGCGCGAAAGTACCAAGCGCGTGAGATAGTAGATGCCCGTTGGCAGGAATTTTTAAAAATGGAAGCCGAAATTATAAGTCAGCTAACCTACCGCCCCAATCGGATTCATTAG
- a CDS encoding M20/M25/M40 family metallo-hydrolase: protein MSQVASNPSSYPDFTQADSDLLKTLCGVFAPAGNEGKLRDFMLAYIEANQSKWKVKPQVFSGSEFQDCIVMVFGTPRTAVFAHLDSIGFMVRYGNELIKVGSPRAKNGYQLVGKDSQGDILCQIVLEKSLKKSRKAKKKIAQNPHGQNRLYYKFEREIERGTELVFAQDYRETAEYVQSCYLDDRLGCWNVLKLAESLENGILVFSCYEEVKGGTVPFLIKWIYENYKISQALISDITWVTEGVKHGKGVAISMRDSTIPRRSFVEKIIKIAKETDIAFQLEVEESGGSDAKELQSSPYPIDWCFVGAPESGVHSPDEKVHKADIQAMLDLYRVLMDKL, encoded by the coding sequence ATGAGTCAAGTTGCATCGAACCCCTCTTCTTATCCAGACTTCACCCAAGCCGATTCCGACCTTCTCAAAACCCTTTGTGGTGTTTTTGCACCCGCAGGCAATGAGGGCAAGTTGCGCGATTTTATGTTGGCATATATCGAGGCAAATCAGTCAAAATGGAAGGTCAAGCCGCAGGTGTTTTCGGGTTCGGAATTTCAAGATTGTATTGTGATGGTCTTTGGCACGCCTCGCACTGCCGTTTTTGCGCACCTCGATTCTATCGGCTTTATGGTCAGATACGGCAATGAACTTATCAAAGTTGGCTCGCCTCGCGCCAAAAATGGCTATCAGTTGGTAGGGAAAGATTCACAGGGCGATATTTTGTGTCAAATTGTATTGGAAAAAAGTCTAAAAAAATCGCGTAAAGCCAAAAAGAAAATCGCCCAAAATCCGCATGGGCAGAATCGCCTTTACTATAAATTTGAGCGCGAAATAGAGCGCGGCACCGAACTTGTCTTTGCGCAGGATTATCGCGAAACGGCAGAGTATGTACAGTCTTGTTATTTAGACGACCGTTTGGGCTGTTGGAATGTATTAAAATTAGCCGAAAGTTTGGAAAATGGCATTTTGGTTTTTTCTTGTTATGAAGAAGTAAAAGGCGGAACTGTACCTTTCCTTATCAAGTGGATTTATGAAAATTACAAGATTTCGCAGGCTCTCATTTCGGATATTACTTGGGTAACCGAAGGGGTAAAACATGGAAAGGGCGTTGCTATTTCGATGCGCGATAGCACAATTCCGCGCCGCTCTTTTGTAGAAAAAATCATCAAGATTGCCAAAGAAACCGATATTGCTTTTCAGTTGGAGGTAGAAGAAAGTGGCGGCAGTGATGCCAAAGAGTTGCAAAGTTCGCCCTATCCCATTGATTGGTGTTTTGTAGGCGCACCCGAATCGGGCGTGCATAGCCCCGATGAAAAGGTGCATAAGGCGGATATTCAAGCCATGCTCGACTTGTATCGCGTCTTGATGGATAAATTGTAG
- a CDS encoding phosphatase PAP2 family protein: MTYDLLLELSTSLFPTLDRLDKDLFLWLHHQRLPLLEGLIWEMTHRKIWTPLFALSLLMLWLRYRSQFWLPLIGIALSIALADQIASSLFKPFFERLRPSHSPDLEGLVYFYQGYKGGKYGFVSSHASTSFGTAFFIFLLFKNPTDRLIALSKSYTNLWLGSLFLLWAAIFSYTRIYLGVHYPADILGGAIVGLLSAYLIYLLYQKATSYWLDFQQSRQKLKKN; encoded by the coding sequence ATGACCTACGACCTGCTTCTCGAACTATCCACTTCGCTATTCCCTACCCTCGACCGCTTGGATAAAGACCTCTTTCTATGGCTACACCACCAGCGGCTGCCCCTCCTCGAAGGGCTGATATGGGAAATGACGCACCGCAAAATTTGGACACCGCTTTTTGCCCTTTCCCTTCTGATGCTTTGGCTGCGCTATCGAAGCCAATTTTGGCTGCCGCTGATAGGCATTGCCCTAAGCATTGCCCTTGCCGACCAAATTGCTTCAAGCCTCTTTAAGCCCTTTTTCGAGCGGCTGCGCCCCAGTCATAGTCCTGATTTAGAGGGACTTGTCTATTTTTATCAAGGCTACAAAGGTGGCAAATATGGCTTTGTGTCTTCGCACGCTTCCACTTCTTTTGGTACTGCTTTCTTTATCTTTTTGCTTTTCAAAAATCCGACAGATAGGCTCATTGCCCTTTCCAAATCTTACACCAATCTTTGGTTGGGTTCTCTTTTTCTGCTTTGGGCGGCTATTTTTTCATACACGCGCATTTATTTAGGCGTGCATTACCCCGCCGACATCTTAGGCGGCGCAATCGTAGGGCTGCTATCTGCCTATCTCATTTATCTTTTGTACCAAAAAGCCACAAGCTATTGGCTTGATTTTCAACAAAGTAGGCAAAAGTTGAAAAAAAATTGA
- a CDS encoding peptidoglycan DD-metalloendopeptidase family protein — protein sequence MKTHLDTLSDILVRNKKAFQSLLPQNYAQGKAFLLDLSIHNPILVNLLAQKANLAQMEAHIWAQIKAADADFGIGGYNEERSVYQQSAVFDTQEGSRSIHLGIDIWLPAQTPIFAPLSGKVHSFANNAAQGDYGGTIILEHELENTTFYTLYGHLSLASLQNLYEGKPFEKGELLCRLGEPAENGGWVAHLHFQIIADMLGKKGDFIGVAPKSERDYYLALCPNPMLVFDFAR from the coding sequence GTGAAAACACATCTTGATACTTTATCCGATATTTTAGTTAGAAATAAAAAGGCTTTTCAGTCTTTATTGCCCCAAAACTATGCGCAGGGAAAAGCCTTTTTATTAGATTTATCTATTCACAATCCTATTTTAGTAAATCTTTTAGCGCAAAAAGCCAACTTAGCACAGATGGAAGCGCACATTTGGGCGCAAATTAAAGCAGCAGACGCAGATTTCGGAATAGGCGGCTACAACGAAGAGCGCAGCGTTTATCAACAAAGTGCCGTTTTTGATACCCAAGAAGGTTCGCGCTCCATTCATTTGGGGATTGACATTTGGCTGCCTGCCCAAACGCCTATTTTCGCGCCCTTGTCGGGGAAAGTGCATAGTTTTGCCAACAATGCCGCACAAGGCGATTATGGAGGTACAATTATTTTAGAACACGAATTAGAAAATACCACTTTTTATACTTTATACGGACATCTAAGTTTGGCTTCTCTACAAAATCTGTATGAAGGAAAGCCTTTTGAAAAGGGCGAACTTTTGTGTCGTCTGGGCGAACCTGCCGAAAATGGCGGCTGGGTTGCGCATTTGCATTTTCAAATCATAGCGGATATGTTGGGCAAAAAGGGCGATTTTATCGGCGTAGCACCCAAATCGGAGCGCGATTATTATTTGGCACTTTGTCCGAATCCGATGCTTGTTTTTGATTTTGCACGCTAA
- a CDS encoding TIGR03643 family protein, translating to MKNNSDLSPESIDRIIEMAWEDRTPFDAIEAQFGLPEKEVIALMRREISPQSWRRWRKRVQGRATKHRQKQQFEIEEARFRCSRQRGISNNKISKR from the coding sequence ATGAAAAACAATTCTGACCTTTCTCCCGAATCTATTGACCGAATTATAGAAATGGCTTGGGAAGACCGCACTCCCTTTGATGCCATTGAAGCGCAGTTTGGGCTGCCCGAAAAGGAAGTCATTGCGCTTATGCGGCGTGAAATTTCGCCTCAATCTTGGCGTAGGTGGCGCAAGCGCGTGCAAGGGCGTGCCACTAAGCACCGTCAGAAGCAGCAGTTTGAGATAGAGGAGGCGCGTTTTAGGTGCAGCAGGCAGCGTGGTATCTCGAACAATAAAATTAGCAAGCGTTAG
- a CDS encoding lysylphosphatidylglycerol synthase transmembrane domain-containing protein, with the protein MASKYNSDLETTAAPDEKKVRKTLNPNSIYLPILFGLGVSLWLFIDKVSLPDFLQKLQEANWIWFFVAFLVLLIRDGGYIYRIRAISDGELNWKSSTFIILLWEFASAVTPSAVGGTAVAIFIISREGIKFGKSLAYVMLTALLDNLFFVIFAPIAILTANFYGFQVFPNVELEFLGNFLQQYGLKTIFYISYGLIAFYALFFAYGLFINPRGFKWFLMRLTGLRWLRRFRKSANQTGDEMILAGKSMRGKPLNYWLKASFSTIFIWFARYLMLNALIQAFNQLGSLDHLFVLSRQIVMWIVMLVSPTPGSSGAAEGVFCTFYGEYLGDSFCTAVGIIWRLYYYYPYLIIGALILPYWLKRSAKAKP; encoded by the coding sequence ATGGCTTCAAAATATAATTCTGACCTCGAAACAACTGCCGCCCCCGACGAAAAAAAGGTGCGCAAGACCCTTAATCCCAATAGCATCTACCTGCCTATTTTGTTTGGCTTGGGCGTGAGTTTGTGGCTTTTTATAGACAAAGTAAGTTTGCCCGATTTCCTTCAAAAACTGCAAGAGGCAAATTGGATTTGGTTTTTTGTGGCTTTCCTCGTGCTTTTGATACGCGACGGCGGCTACATCTACCGTATCCGCGCTATCAGCGATGGAGAGCTTAATTGGAAATCAAGTACATTTATCATTCTTTTATGGGAATTTGCTTCCGCCGTAACCCCTTCGGCAGTAGGAGGAACGGCAGTTGCTATTTTCATTATCAGCAGAGAGGGCATCAAATTTGGGAAGTCGCTCGCCTATGTGATGCTAACGGCACTTTTAGACAACCTCTTTTTTGTCATTTTTGCGCCGATTGCGATTCTGACCGCCAACTTTTACGGCTTTCAGGTCTTCCCCAATGTAGAATTAGAATTTTTAGGCAATTTTTTACAACAATACGGACTCAAAACGATTTTCTATATCAGTTACGGACTTATTGCCTTCTACGCACTCTTTTTCGCTTACGGCTTGTTTATCAATCCGCGTGGCTTTAAATGGTTTTTAATGCGCCTAACAGGTTTGCGCTGGCTGCGACGCTTCCGAAAAAGTGCCAATCAGACAGGCGACGAAATGATTTTGGCAGGAAAATCTATGCGTGGCAAGCCGCTCAACTATTGGCTCAAAGCCTCTTTTTCTACCATCTTCATCTGGTTTGCGCGTTATTTGATGCTCAATGCGCTAATTCAAGCCTTTAATCAATTAGGTAGTTTAGACCACCTCTTTGTCCTTTCGCGCCAAATTGTGATGTGGATAGTGATGCTTGTTTCGCCAACGCCTGGGTCGAGTGGGGCTGCCGAAGGGGTCTTTTGTACCTTCTATGGCGAATATCTGGGCGACTCTTTTTGCACCGCCGTAGGTATCATTTGGCGATTGTATTACTATTATCCTTACCTCATTATCGGTGCTTTGATTCTGCCTTACTGGTTGAAACGCTCGGCTAAGGCGAAACCCTAA
- a CDS encoding flavin reductase family protein, with product MKTFIPENLPVPVLHGHLLSAIAPRPIAFASTVDKQGNVNLSPFSFFNVFGANPPLLIFSPARRVRDNTLKHTLENVKEVPEVVINVVNYAIVEQMSLASTEYEKGVNEFVKAGFTPLASEAVRPPRVKESPVQLECKVEQIIETGTEGGAGNLIICRVVRLHIAPEVLNEAGRIDPHKIDLVARMGGDFYCRASGAALFEVEKPLAKKGIGIDALPLEIRQSSVLTGNSLAKLANIETLPALSTLTPTAENPTALTKEERHALAQQYLEKGDTMAAWYVLLA from the coding sequence ATGAAGACCTTTATCCCAGAAAACTTGCCTGTTCCCGTACTGCACGGACACCTTCTTTCGGCGATTGCGCCCCGCCCTATTGCTTTTGCCAGCACCGTAGATAAGCAGGGCAATGTAAATTTAAGTCCTTTTAGTTTTTTTAATGTTTTTGGTGCAAATCCGCCTCTTTTGATTTTTTCGCCTGCCCGTCGTGTGCGCGATAATACGCTCAAACACACCTTAGAAAATGTAAAAGAAGTTCCCGAAGTGGTTATCAATGTGGTTAATTATGCGATAGTGGAGCAGATGTCGCTTGCCAGCACCGAATACGAAAAGGGGGTTAATGAGTTTGTCAAGGCAGGTTTTACGCCTTTGGCTTCGGAGGCAGTACGTCCGCCGCGTGTCAAGGAGTCGCCTGTGCAGTTGGAATGTAAAGTAGAACAGATAATAGAAACGGGTACAGAAGGAGGCGCAGGCAATCTTATCATTTGCAGGGTAGTACGCCTGCATATTGCGCCTGAAGTTTTGAATGAGGCGGGCAGAATAGACCCCCATAAAATAGACTTAGTAGCACGCATGGGAGGCGATTTTTACTGTCGTGCCAGCGGTGCAGCCCTTTTTGAAGTAGAAAAACCCTTAGCGAAAAAAGGCATTGGCATCGATGCGCTGCCGCTCGAAATTCGTCAGAGTAGCGTCCTGACGGGAAATAGCCTTGCCAAACTTGCCAACATAGAAACGCTACCTGCGCTTTCTACCCTAACCCCTACCGCCGAAAATCCTACCGCTCTCACAAAGGAGGAACGCCATGCCCTTGCCCAACAATATTTAGAGAAAGGCGATACGATGGCAGCTTGGTATGTATTGCTTGCCTAA
- a CDS encoding NeuD/PglB/VioB family sugar acetyltransferase, which produces MQIEKTPVIVLGAKGIALAALEALHADNRLIYCLLDDDTELQGKEIENIAVLGDTEDESFLKLLGEKCEAFIAIENNTHRKKLAQLISKKYKQNLFVLAHPKSQIAQSATIGTGTFLDAGVIVGAQTQIGKHSLIQAGSLIDYQVQIGDFVQIGIGAKIAAGVSIGENAFIGTGATLVAGIKIGKNAQIGAGSVVISNVGEGETFFGNPAKKV; this is translated from the coding sequence ATGCAAATTGAAAAAACGCCTGTTATCGTTTTGGGTGCAAAGGGGATTGCCCTTGCTGCCCTTGAAGCTCTGCATGCAGACAATCGCCTGATTTACTGCCTTTTAGATGACGACACCGAGCTGCAAGGCAAAGAAATAGAAAACATTGCGGTTTTGGGCGATACCGAAGACGAGTCGTTTTTAAAACTTTTGGGCGAAAAGTGCGAAGCCTTTATCGCCATCGAAAATAACACGCATCGCAAAAAGTTGGCGCAACTGATTAGCAAAAAATACAAACAGAATTTGTTTGTATTGGCGCACCCAAAAAGCCAAATTGCGCAAAGTGCCACTATCGGCACAGGCACTTTCCTTGATGCAGGCGTGATAGTGGGAGCGCAAACGCAAATAGGCAAACACAGCCTTATCCAAGCAGGTAGCCTTATCGATTATCAGGTGCAAATCGGCGATTTTGTTCAAATCGGGATAGGGGCTAAGATTGCCGCAGGGGTGAGTATCGGCGAAAATGCTTTTATCGGCACAGGAGCGACCTTAGTGGCGGGCATCAAGATTGGAAAAAACGCCCAAATTGGTGCAGGTAGCGTCGTGATTTCAAATGTAGGCGAAGGTGAAACTTTTTTCGGAAACCCTGCCAAAAAAGTTTAG
- a CDS encoding oxygenase MpaB family protein, giving the protein MFAPNLDLYRQKQDPLADQTVRKMLEAGQGQLLRHFVAIEPQAKQGSNAAFKGLSPHLDLYMAQLSTLPAWVCAKRVQAGAAFFAKYALEIMPLLGAASLPYCYAAADGARVLLFSERLQKDAQQRLLETGRFVFEVMQKGAFQNPDSQGFMMVQKVRLLHALIRHGIGKAAEKNPQLWQPAWGMPINQEDLAGTNLAFSYLIVRGLRKMGYHIEPQQADDYLYLWAVVSHLLGIEAELLVPNMAKARLLAQAIERRQFRSSPQGRQLTSVLVAHFHQNLPPFLPKGYIETLMRHLLGDKVADMIALPQANWTAFLVEKLVGFNALRQFFLAEDNYEQAEKLVFVK; this is encoded by the coding sequence ATGTTTGCACCAAACCTCGACCTTTATAGACAAAAACAAGACCCTTTGGCAGACCAGACCGTCCGTAAGATGCTCGAAGCAGGGCAGGGGCAGCTTTTGCGCCACTTTGTAGCGATAGAACCCCAAGCCAAACAAGGCTCAAATGCCGCCTTTAAAGGGCTGTCGCCACATTTAGACCTCTACATGGCACAACTTTCTACCCTTCCTGCGTGGGTCTGTGCCAAGCGCGTGCAGGCGGGAGCGGCTTTTTTTGCCAAATATGCCTTAGAAATTATGCCGCTTTTGGGGGCTGCCTCTCTGCCCTACTGTTATGCTGCCGCAGACGGGGCGCGAGTTTTGCTTTTTTCGGAACGCCTGCAAAAAGATGCCCAACAAAGGCTTTTAGAAACAGGGCGTTTTGTCTTTGAAGTGATGCAAAAGGGCGCGTTTCAAAATCCTGATAGTCAGGGTTTTATGATGGTACAAAAGGTCAGACTCCTGCACGCGCTCATTAGGCATGGAATTGGAAAGGCGGCGGAAAAAAATCCGCAGTTATGGCAGCCAGCGTGGGGCATGCCTATCAACCAAGAAGATTTGGCAGGTACGAATTTGGCTTTTTCTTACCTCATTGTCAGGGGATTGCGAAAGATGGGTTATCACATCGAACCCCAACAGGCAGATGATTATCTGTACTTATGGGCAGTGGTAAGCCACCTTTTGGGCATAGAAGCCGAACTTTTAGTGCCTAATATGGCGAAAGCACGCCTTTTGGCGCAGGCAATAGAGCGTCGGCAGTTCCGCAGTTCGCCGCAGGGCAGGCAGCTTACCAGCGTCTTAGTGGCGCATTTTCACCAAAACTTACCTCCTTTCCTACCCAAAGGCTACATCGAAACCCTGATGCGCCACCTTTTAGGCGACAAAGTGGCAGATATGATAGCATTGCCCCAAGCAAACTGGACGGCTTTTTTGGTAGAAAAATTAGTAGGCTTCAATGCCCTAAGACAGTTTTTTTTGGCAGAGGATAATTATGAACAAGCCGAAAAGTTGGTCTTTGTCAAATAA